A single genomic interval of Metasolibacillus fluoroglycofenilyticus harbors:
- a CDS encoding DEAD/DEAH box helicase, with product MKDLTLNRLKNTNFKDLYKKLIVGGESLTQLEYRKLLSLGIIFINEKDHNIFKLGYRIIVFYCNQTKDYKPLYDFALNQGLYPIVKIIEKNENYNSHIEESFFKLFQAAFGENYKVNDIYLSEEQKDLNAFFISNNEKSITVIAPTSYGKSELIISTIKGERRGNVCIVVPTKALISQTKRRIMKSDIINFKKIITHPEMYIDSDVNVTAVLTQERLLRLLRNHKQLHFDIVFIDEAHNLLEKNERSILLASVISILEKRNSNVKFKFLTPFLIDQKNLSVRYTEYDTESFKITEYIKTERFYIYDERNEKKLKLYDQFLNEFFYESEENFIDETDFIIKRSTRKNIIYLNKPVDIEKFAFNISQRFSENTSTKIKKACADISNYLDPDYLLINCFKRGIIYHHGLVPDNIKMYIEHLYSEIKEVKYIITSSTLLEGVNIPAYSLFLLDNKKGRSNLSPAQFKNLVGRICRFSEVFSPITGDLKYLEPHIYIIGSDYTSKNANLEKFIKSVIKIDKQEQDFPTNVLLKNVEINDENISLKESADEFIENFEPGVITDYDKTYAQTKIGRICFANNINEIDIIDNEQLMQNIVDKYADTKLKTTEEIFEYFSTLFLPFIKESEMNIKRLSYPESRNFYKMFLDWRIRSASYREMIYSFIKYWSKLESDGRDTNVYVGRWGDKVINGYNAIWTDIKTKTHKERINLAIVRIKEEQDFLDNIFIKYIEVLNDINFVDEELYNKIKYGTSDKSKITLIKNGLSLTLVNLLVDKYSGYFNVDNNLKTVTFNSRILDKMKENDENEILIYEVKFNTIAYLK from the coding sequence ATGAAAGATCTTACACTTAATCGTTTGAAGAATACTAACTTTAAGGATTTATATAAAAAATTAATTGTAGGCGGAGAATCACTAACGCAATTAGAATATAGAAAACTCCTCTCACTAGGAATAATATTTATAAATGAAAAAGACCACAATATTTTTAAATTAGGTTATAGAATAATTGTTTTTTACTGTAATCAAACTAAAGATTATAAACCACTTTATGATTTTGCACTTAACCAGGGATTATACCCTATAGTAAAAATAATAGAAAAAAACGAAAATTATAATAGTCATATTGAAGAATCATTCTTTAAATTATTTCAAGCAGCATTTGGAGAAAATTATAAAGTTAATGATATTTACTTAAGTGAAGAACAAAAAGACCTAAATGCTTTTTTTATTTCGAATAATGAAAAGTCAATAACTGTTATAGCTCCAACATCTTATGGGAAATCTGAGCTGATAATTTCAACAATCAAAGGGGAAAGAAGAGGAAATGTTTGTATTGTAGTACCTACCAAAGCCTTGATTTCACAAACTAAAAGGAGAATAATGAAATCAGATATAATCAATTTTAAAAAAATAATTACACATCCAGAAATGTATATTGATTCAGATGTAAATGTTACAGCGGTGTTAACTCAAGAACGGCTTCTAAGATTATTAAGAAATCATAAACAGCTACATTTTGATATAGTTTTTATTGACGAAGCGCATAATTTGCTTGAAAAAAATGAGAGAAGTATATTATTAGCAAGTGTGATATCAATTTTAGAAAAAAGGAATTCAAATGTAAAGTTTAAGTTTCTAACTCCTTTTTTAATTGATCAAAAAAATTTATCTGTTAGATATACAGAATATGATACTGAGTCATTCAAAATAACAGAATACATAAAAACTGAAAGATTTTATATTTATGACGAAAGAAATGAAAAGAAATTAAAACTTTATGACCAATTCTTAAATGAGTTTTTCTATGAGAGTGAAGAAAATTTCATTGATGAGACAGATTTTATAATTAAAAGAAGTACAAGGAAAAATATTATCTATTTAAATAAACCGGTGGATATAGAGAAGTTTGCTTTTAATATTTCTCAAAGATTTTCAGAAAATACATCTACAAAAATAAAAAAAGCATGTGCAGATATTAGTAATTACTTAGATCCGGATTACCTACTAATCAATTGTTTTAAAAGAGGAATTATATATCATCATGGACTAGTTCCGGATAATATTAAAATGTATATTGAACATTTGTATTCTGAAATTAAAGAAGTAAAATATATAATTACGAGTTCAACATTATTAGAAGGCGTTAATATACCAGCCTATTCTTTATTTTTATTGGATAATAAAAAAGGACGAAGTAATTTAAGTCCTGCTCAATTCAAAAACTTGGTAGGAAGAATATGCAGATTTAGTGAAGTATTTTCGCCAATAACAGGTGATTTAAAATATCTTGAACCACACATATATATAATTGGTTCAGATTATACATCCAAAAATGCCAATTTAGAAAAATTCATTAAAAGTGTCATTAAAATAGATAAACAAGAACAGGATTTTCCAACTAATGTCTTATTAAAAAATGTTGAAATTAATGATGAAAATATATCACTAAAAGAAAGTGCAGATGAATTCATTGAAAATTTTGAGCCTGGAGTTATAACTGACTATGATAAAACTTATGCACAAACAAAAATCGGGAGGATTTGTTTTGCAAATAATATAAATGAAATAGACATTATTGATAATGAACAATTAATGCAAAATATCGTCGATAAGTATGCGGATACTAAATTAAAAACTACTGAAGAAATTTTTGAGTATTTTTCAACTCTATTTTTACCATTTATTAAAGAATCTGAAATGAATATTAAAAGACTTTCTTATCCTGAATCTAGAAACTTCTATAAAATGTTTCTAGATTGGAGAATTAGAAGTGCATCTTACCGCGAGATGATATACAGCTTTATTAAATATTGGAGTAAATTGGAGAGTGATGGGAGAGATACAAATGTTTATGTTGGTAGATGGGGAGACAAAGTAATAAATGGATATAATGCAATATGGACGGACATAAAAACTAAAACCCATAAAGAACGAATAAATTTAGCTATTGTACGTATAAAAGAAGAACAAGACTTTCTGGATAATATTTTTATTAAGTATATTGAGGTATTAAATGACATAAACTTTGTTGATGAGGAGTTATATAATAAAATAAAATATGGTACTTCAGATAAATCCAAAATAACCCTTATTAAAAATGGTTTAAGCCTTACACTAGTTAACTTACTTGTAGATAAATATTCTGGATATTTTAATGTAGATAATAATTTAAAAACAGTTACTTTCAATTCCCGAATTTTGGATAAAATGAAAGAAAACGATGAGAATGAAATTTTAATATATGAAGTTAAATTTAATACAATTGCCTATTTAAAATAA